A genomic segment from Chitinophaga niabensis encodes:
- a CDS encoding C25 family cysteine peptidase, translating into MSTEKKPLNGFTIAAGEKQAVSNVQTIRTQVLQDRTLFNMQAVGRNYKLAQAYKSVRNLQMMDPNNIKLKTYTEYLTINKRFLDLVPLIEEKPRPVYPANESYLNTYTWLRFPRGKVLVLVHDDIYSQVKEKVERYVLDLGRDGYWATVHVVRGGKPSTIRNYIKAKAPAGVVMVGAIPVAWFEMSDDFHGASSEFPCDLFYMDTNGTWTDSDADGKYNSVSGDVTPEIWLGRIWTPTLNGNDVALINNYFDRNHLFRLGSLGHSRSALAYVEDDWTSFDDCEMDLMTPAAYITKYTNPDITDADLYKTEVNKTRSFVQLCSHSSPHVHSFRADGSTEWIDRAYFRDERCPNANFYNLFCCSTARFTENDYLGGWYIFDKAGGETNMGLTVVGSTKTGSMLFFADFYDPIGKGKCIGDAMVDWWKARGTDHDLGERQWFYGMSILGDPTLTWWKGAIPRPLEPAEGSVFNHYPRSMTFKWAPVNIPGVTYSLEVDAYGAVNAGQWAAQSFRSFAVYHNITGTSFNHNFVGAQPGRWRVRAKIGDRYCNWSCWCYFRFTI; encoded by the coding sequence ATGTCTACTGAAAAAAAACCACTGAACGGCTTTACCATTGCAGCCGGTGAAAAACAAGCGGTGAGCAATGTGCAAACCATCCGTACACAGGTGCTGCAAGACCGTACCCTCTTCAATATGCAGGCTGTAGGCCGCAACTATAAACTGGCGCAGGCTTATAAAAGCGTACGCAATCTGCAGATGATGGACCCTAACAACATTAAACTGAAAACCTACACTGAGTACCTGACCATCAACAAAAGGTTCCTGGACCTGGTGCCGCTTATCGAAGAAAAACCACGCCCTGTTTACCCTGCTAACGAAAGCTACCTGAACACATATACCTGGTTGCGTTTCCCCCGTGGCAAAGTATTGGTGCTGGTACATGATGATATCTATTCACAGGTAAAAGAAAAAGTGGAGCGCTATGTGCTGGACCTTGGCCGTGATGGTTACTGGGCCACCGTACATGTTGTAAGAGGCGGCAAACCTTCCACCATCCGCAACTACATCAAGGCCAAAGCTCCTGCAGGCGTAGTAATGGTAGGCGCTATCCCTGTTGCCTGGTTCGAAATGAGCGACGATTTTCATGGCGCCAGCTCTGAGTTCCCCTGCGATCTCTTTTACATGGACACCAATGGCACCTGGACGGATTCTGATGCTGATGGCAAATACAATTCCGTAAGCGGAGATGTAACCCCTGAAATATGGCTGGGCCGCATATGGACGCCTACCCTGAATGGTAACGACGTTGCCCTTATCAATAATTACTTCGACCGTAATCACCTTTTCCGTCTCGGGTCCCTTGGCCATTCCCGTTCGGCGCTCGCTTATGTGGAAGACGACTGGACCAGCTTCGACGATTGCGAAATGGACCTGATGACACCTGCTGCCTATATCACCAAATACACGAATCCTGACATCACAGATGCGGACCTTTACAAAACAGAAGTGAACAAAACACGTTCTTTCGTGCAGCTTTGCTCACATTCTTCCCCGCATGTGCATTCCTTCCGTGCAGATGGCTCAACAGAATGGATAGACCGCGCTTATTTCCGCGATGAACGTTGCCCGAATGCCAACTTCTACAACCTGTTCTGTTGCAGCACTGCCCGTTTCACGGAAAACGATTACCTCGGCGGCTGGTACATCTTTGACAAGGCCGGTGGAGAAACCAATATGGGCCTTACCGTAGTAGGCAGCACCAAAACCGGCTCTATGCTTTTCTTTGCTGACTTCTACGACCCTATCGGCAAAGGAAAATGTATCGGCGATGCGATGGTTGACTGGTGGAAAGCCCGCGGCACTGACCACGATCTTGGAGAAAGACAATGGTTCTATGGCATGAGCATCCTGGGAGATCCTACCCTCACCTGGTGGAAAGGTGCAATACCCCGCCCGCTGGAACCTGCTGAGGGCTCCGTTTTCAATCACTATCCCCGCAGCATGACGTTCAAATGGGCACCGGTAAATATTCCTGGTGTTACCTATAGCCTTGAAGTAGATGCCTATGGTGCTGTGAATGCAGGACAGTGGGCAGCACAGAGCTTCCGGAGCTTTGCGGTGTATCACAACATTACCGGTACTTCCTTTAATCACAACTTTGTGGGGGCACAACCCGGCAGATGGAGAGTGAGAGCTAAGATCGGTGACAGGTATTGCAACTGGAGCTGCTGGTGCTATTTCCGTTTTACAATTTGA
- a CDS encoding sulfatase produces MKFHFLLIALCCCTGLKAQQAKPNVLFIFVDDLRPDLGCYGDTTVKSPHLDSLARKGVVFKKQFVTVPTCGASRMSILTGKLPHKRSDLTNEAAESMVRTEMPETFIEQLKRNGYYTVGIGKVSHSADGYVYPYNKEKSNQLELPNSWNEMLFDPGKWKTGWNAFFAYADGTDRNTKKNDVPPYEAAPVEDNGYPDGLTAELAVKQIEKLADKGQPFFLGVGFFKPHLPFTAPQKYWDLYNENDIALTPSPDMPANINKASLHESAEFNQYKLGDEKASLQKPVSDAYARKLKHGYYASVSYVDAQIGKVLTALREKGLDKNTIIIVWGDHGWHLGDDRVWGKHTIFDWSLRSPFILKTPRQQKGFNPEQVVSSVDIYPTIMELCGIKMPYKGDGESLLKAKRNTAYSYFKQGITVRTDRYRLTQYYRNAKPDIELYDHKTDPWENRNIAAEQPKLVKELQVILERGNTGVYQTPKTPTTDQPDN; encoded by the coding sequence ATGAAATTCCACTTCCTGTTAATAGCCCTGTGCTGCTGTACTGGCTTGAAAGCCCAGCAGGCTAAGCCCAATGTACTGTTCATCTTTGTAGATGATCTCCGCCCGGACCTGGGATGTTATGGCGATACAACAGTGAAATCCCCTCACCTGGATAGCCTGGCCCGCAAAGGAGTTGTTTTCAAAAAACAGTTTGTAACCGTTCCCACCTGTGGTGCATCCCGCATGAGTATCCTTACAGGGAAATTGCCGCATAAAAGATCAGACCTCACAAATGAAGCAGCTGAAAGTATGGTGAGAACGGAGATGCCGGAAACCTTCATAGAGCAACTGAAAAGAAATGGTTATTACACAGTAGGGATCGGAAAGGTCAGTCATTCTGCAGATGGTTACGTATATCCATATAATAAGGAGAAAAGTAACCAGCTGGAATTACCGAACAGCTGGAATGAGATGTTATTCGATCCCGGTAAATGGAAAACAGGCTGGAATGCGTTCTTTGCTTATGCGGATGGAACAGACAGGAATACAAAGAAAAACGATGTGCCACCTTACGAAGCCGCGCCGGTTGAAGATAATGGTTACCCCGATGGACTAACCGCAGAACTGGCTGTGAAACAGATAGAAAAATTAGCAGACAAAGGGCAGCCCTTCTTTTTAGGAGTTGGTTTCTTCAAACCGCATTTACCTTTCACCGCACCACAGAAATATTGGGACCTATATAACGAAAACGACATCGCGCTCACACCATCTCCTGATATGCCGGCCAACATAAATAAAGCCAGCTTGCATGAAAGTGCAGAATTCAATCAATATAAGTTGGGAGACGAAAAGGCCTCACTGCAAAAGCCTGTATCTGATGCCTATGCCCGCAAATTGAAACACGGGTATTACGCCAGTGTCAGTTATGTGGATGCACAGATCGGAAAAGTGCTGACGGCTTTACGTGAGAAGGGATTGGATAAGAATACGATCATTATTGTTTGGGGAGATCATGGCTGGCATTTGGGAGACGACCGTGTTTGGGGCAAACACACTATTTTCGATTGGTCTTTACGCAGCCCATTCATCCTGAAAACACCCCGGCAGCAGAAAGGGTTCAATCCTGAACAGGTGGTCAGTTCCGTGGATATTTATCCTACCATTATGGAATTGTGCGGAATAAAAATGCCTTATAAAGGAGATGGGGAAAGTCTCCTGAAAGCCAAACGTAACACAGCTTACAGCTATTTCAAACAAGGGATCACGGTGAGAACAGATCGTTATCGCTTAACGCAATACTACCGGAATGCGAAGCCGGACATCGAGTTATATGATCACAAAACCGATCCCTGGGAAAACAGGAACATAGCAGCAGAGCAACCGAAGCTGGTAAAGGAGTTGCAGGTAATATTGGAAAGAGGAAATACCGGTGTGTACCAAACCCCTAAAACTCCCACCACGGATCAGCCGGATAACTGA
- a CDS encoding DUF4091 domain-containing protein — MITKRQIHRFICLGIFTSISTTTFSQQLLWDKGQTFTEAPDPVKSDGQSWLSVKPGLHTSFVSIDKRFAKSEAPGISIEKAVQLKGWKGERLSAQLLLWTTDSISGVQVQVSEPTAANGKKLGPVAYARFERYIITDTYGPGCGWRKPGDFPASLSPDLLDDLSSFNLEKKKVRPVWITVEIPRTAEKGTYTAKVQVNTQKGKTQELNLTLDVIDHILPDPSAWTFHLDQWQHPSAIARVNNVPVWSDEHFRAMEPQMRMLAKLGQKVITTTLNKDPWHVQTLDPYEDMIIWTKEKNGSWSYDYKVFDKWVSFMMDLGIKKMINCYSIVPWNNEIHYKDAATGKFVNVMAKPGTPSFTEMWEPFLKDFVKHLQQKGWLEITNIALDERNKEEMGLAFALIEKASPMLSVSYADNQKTYQRYPNSRDVSTAVQHPISTKDLTDRTARGLNTTFYVYCGNNFPNQFTFSDPAESAYMGWYAMAAGYNGVLRWAFNSWVENPLVDSRFRTWPAGDTYIVYPQARSSIRYERLLEGIQDYEKVRVVKKLLEQKQDKTQLNALNAAIAKLNNNKRHDGWNDDLNAAKKLLNDISVSVAK; from the coding sequence ATGATTACAAAAAGACAGATCCACAGATTCATTTGCCTGGGTATATTCACCAGCATTTCCACGACTACATTTTCCCAGCAATTGTTATGGGATAAGGGACAAACCTTTACCGAAGCACCCGATCCCGTAAAATCCGACGGGCAAAGCTGGCTTTCCGTAAAACCCGGCCTCCACACCTCCTTCGTTTCGATCGACAAACGTTTCGCTAAATCCGAAGCACCCGGCATTTCCATAGAAAAAGCCGTGCAACTGAAAGGATGGAAAGGAGAACGCCTGTCTGCTCAACTTTTACTCTGGACAACTGATTCCATCTCCGGTGTACAGGTACAGGTATCCGAACCAACTGCTGCAAACGGTAAAAAACTCGGCCCTGTGGCATACGCCCGTTTCGAACGATATATTATTACAGACACTTACGGACCTGGATGTGGCTGGCGCAAACCTGGTGATTTCCCCGCATCACTGTCACCCGACCTGCTCGATGACCTTTCTTCCTTCAACCTTGAAAAGAAAAAGGTACGTCCCGTTTGGATCACCGTGGAAATACCCCGCACTGCCGAAAAAGGCACTTATACCGCAAAAGTGCAGGTAAACACGCAGAAAGGCAAAACGCAGGAATTGAATTTAACCCTCGACGTAATAGATCACATCCTTCCGGACCCCTCAGCATGGACGTTCCACCTCGACCAGTGGCAACACCCTTCAGCCATTGCCCGCGTTAACAATGTGCCTGTATGGAGCGATGAACATTTCAGGGCCATGGAGCCACAAATGCGCATGCTGGCAAAACTGGGCCAGAAAGTAATCACCACCACCCTCAATAAAGATCCATGGCATGTGCAAACATTAGACCCTTACGAAGACATGATCATCTGGACGAAGGAAAAGAATGGCAGCTGGTCTTACGACTACAAGGTGTTCGATAAATGGGTTTCTTTTATGATGGACCTCGGGATTAAGAAAATGATCAATTGCTACTCCATCGTGCCCTGGAACAATGAAATTCATTATAAAGATGCTGCCACCGGCAAGTTCGTAAATGTGATGGCCAAACCCGGCACACCATCGTTCACTGAAATGTGGGAACCTTTCCTGAAAGATTTCGTAAAACACCTGCAGCAGAAAGGTTGGCTGGAGATCACCAATATTGCACTCGATGAACGGAACAAGGAGGAAATGGGACTGGCTTTTGCGCTGATCGAAAAAGCATCGCCCATGCTGAGCGTATCCTACGCCGACAATCAGAAAACTTACCAGCGTTATCCTAACAGTCGTGATGTAAGCACGGCCGTTCAACATCCCATTAGCACAAAAGATCTGACAGACCGTACCGCCAGGGGCCTTAACACCACGTTTTATGTGTATTGCGGCAACAATTTCCCTAATCAGTTCACCTTCTCGGACCCGGCAGAGTCTGCATACATGGGCTGGTATGCAATGGCCGCAGGCTATAACGGCGTATTACGCTGGGCATTCAATTCATGGGTGGAAAATCCGCTGGTAGATTCCCGTTTCCGGACATGGCCGGCCGGCGATACTTATATCGTGTATCCGCAGGCGCGCAGCTCCATCCGTTATGAGCGTTTGCTGGAAGGCATCCAGGATTACGAAAAAGTACGGGTTGTGAAAAAACTGCTGGAACAAAAGCAG